Proteins encoded together in one Dermacentor variabilis isolate Ectoservices chromosome 2, ASM5094787v1, whole genome shotgun sequence window:
- the LOC142571179 gene encoding isocitrate dehydrogenase [NADP] cytoplasmic-like: protein MEKLKCGPVVEMRGDDMARVVWDLVREKLIVPYVDADLRVFDLSIEHRNQTNDAVTLEATQALKTHNVGVKCATITAEKDVLEKYHLKRMWMSPNAAIRNALGGAVFREPIVCRNIPPLVKQWRKPIIIARHAFGDQYNCKDFVVPGPGTLQINYSPTIGAPYHLDIYDFDDTLGVAAAMCNTDRSITEFAYCCFQFALQRGYPLFLSTKETIMKKYDGRFKGIFELLYQKKYKSRFMEKGIYFQHRLMDDMVARSLRMEGGFVWACKNYDGDIQSDFIAQGFGSLGLMTSVLICPDNKTTMTEAAHGTVTKHYRRHTAGLETSTNALSSVYTWTKGLAHRGKLDGDAKLIAFARCLERVCLDTVESGFMTKDLASCVKGFGKVDRRDYLNTFEFVDKLAQQLDVRFKELFTEEPRL from the exons ATGGAGAAGCTCAAGTGCGGGCCCGTGGTCGAGATGCGGGGCGACGACATGGCGCGCGTTGTGTGGGACCTGGTCCGCGAGAAGCTCATCGTGCCGTACGTGGACGCCGACCTGAGGGTGTTCGACCTGTCGATCGAGCATCGCAACCAGACCAACGACGCGGTCACCCTGGAGGCCACCCAGGCGCTGAAGACGCACAACGTGGGCGTCAAGTGCGCCACCATCACGGCCGAGAAGGACGTCCTCGAGAAGTACCACCTGAAGCGCATGTGGATGTCGCCCAACGCCGCCATCCGCAACGCCCTCGGCGGCGCCGTCTTCCGGGAGCCCATCGTGTGCCGCAACATCCCGCCGCTCGTGAAGCAGTGGCGCAAGCCCATCATCATCGCGCGCCACGCGTTCGGCGACCAGTACAACTGCAAGGACTTCGTGGTCCCCGGACCCGGCACGCTCCAGATCAACTACTCGCCCACCATCGGAGCTCCTTACCACCTTGAC ATTTACGACTTCGACGACACGCTGGGAGTGGCGGCCGCCATGTGCAACACGGACCGCTCCATCACCGAGTTCGCGTACTGCTGCTTCCAGTTCGCGCTGCAGCGCGGCTACCCGCTGTTCCTGAGCACCAAGGAGACCATCATGAAGAAGTACGACGGCCGCTTCAAGGGCATATTCGAGCTGCTCTACCAGAAGAAGTACAAGAGCCGCTTCATGGAGAAGGGCATCTACTTCCAGCACCGGCTCATGGACGACATGGTGGCGCGCTCGCTGCGCATGGAGGGCGGCTTCGTGTGGGCCTGCAAGAACTACGACGGCGACATCCAGTCGGACTTCATCGCGCAGGGCTTCGGCTCGCTGGGGCTCATGACGAGTGTGCTCATCTGCCCCGACAACAAGACGACGATGACCGAGGCGGCGCACGGCACCGTCACCAAGCACTACCGGCGCCACACCGCGGGGCTGGAGACCTCCACGAACGCGCTGTCCTCGGTGTACACCTGGACCAAGGGGCTCGCGCACCGGGGCAAGCTCGACGGCGACGCCAAGCTCATTGCGTTCGCCAGGTGTCTGGAGCGGGTCTGCCTCGACACGGTCGAGTCGGGCTTCATGACCAAGGACCTGGCGTCTTGCGTCAAGGGGTTCGGCAAGGTCGACCGGAGGGACTACCTCAACACCTTCGAATTCGTGGACAAGCTGGCGCAGCAGCTGGACGTTAGGTTCAAGGAGCTGTTCACGGAAGAACCACGGCTATAG